The following proteins are encoded in a genomic region of Vidua chalybeata isolate OUT-0048 chromosome 33 unlocalized genomic scaffold, bVidCha1 merged haplotype SUPER_33_unloc_1, whole genome shotgun sequence:
- the KRI1 gene encoding protein KRI1 homolog — protein MAEPKLRVNAAFAERYGRYRRREELQRLRDRYGDTADSGDSDSDSSESSGDHVARDPRQEREFYRTLALLKTRDPRIYREDTTFFTRPESEEEEEEEEEGEEERPAKPMFLKDYERKVVLEKEGKYVDEEDEEDEEAAARRRKAEASQSYVEEQRALKESFRAFVADSEEEEEGGGGALLRPRDRSREEKAQEEEQYLLWLRGQAEAPPEPLQDLEPLQKFWSDPALEPGERFLRDYLLGNGCGQHRDEEEEEGDEGSALPALEDSSDEGEQFLERQQEFERRHNFRFEEPGAAQIQTFPRHIPTSVRRRDERRKEKREQIRERKRKERARRREELKQLKNLKRQELAARIARIRDASGSDAFGLTDSLLQEDFDPARHDRLMAEWFGEEYYGRGEEEKPQFEEEEGLEDDWNWDAWTGREEEPHCEDPDFVMDADYVPEPPPDPAAPPGRAPPEVTFGKRRRRTRFREALEREKPPFDPASGPFEQYLDEFYGLDFEDMVGDLPCRFKYRRVLPCDFGLTTDEILAADDKELNRWCSLRKTCMYRSEQEERQDQANYSRRAQNLSKKHQILRSLVADPEEVEAAPAKPKFGKKRREKRKRLEEAEKGEPPVAPPAAPQNPGGPRRRGGAPLGAAVRLGGREFSGKRLEAFGLNPRRLRFRQLRRQRGKEAGGKGGEPPEKPRKNPGNTGKNPGNTGKNAGSTEKNPGKNAGSTGKTAAINGKKQKRRKNAPNPQENT, from the exons ATGGCGGAGCCCAAGCTCCGCGTGAACGCGGCGTTCGCGGAGCGCTACGGGCGGTACCGGCggcgggaggagctgcagcgcC TGCGGGACCGTTACGGCGACACCGCGGACAGCggcgacagcgacagcgacagctCCGAGTCCAGCGGGGACCATGTG gcccgggacccccggcagGAGCGGGAGTTCTACCGGACGCTGGCGCTGCTCAAGACCCGCGACCCCCGCATTTACCGGGAGGACACCACGTTCTTCACCCGCCCAG AatccgaggaggaggaggaggaggaggaggagggggaggaagagcGGCCGGCCAAGCCGATGTTCCTGAAGGATTACGAGCGGAAGGTGGTGCTGGAGAAGGAAGG CAAATACGTGGAcgaggaggatgaggaggatgaggaggcggcggccaggaggaggaag GCCGAGGCCTCCCAGAGCTACGTGGAGGAGCAGCGGGCGCTGAAGGAGAG CTTCCGAGCCTTCGTGGCCGacagcgaggaggaggaggagggggggggaggggcccTGCTCCGGCCGCGGGATCGGTCCCGGGAGGAGAAG GCTCAGGAGGAGGAGCAGTACCTGCTCTGGCTGCGGGGCCAGGCCGAGGCCCCCCCGGAGCCGCTGCAGGAcctg gagcccctgcAGAAGTTCTGGTCGGACCCGGCGCTGGAGCCGGGCGAGCGATTCCTGCGCGATTACCTGCTGGGCAACGGCTGCGGGCAGCACcgggacgaggaggaggaggagggggacgAAGG ATCGGCCCTGCCCGCCCTGGAGGACTCCTCGGACGAGGGGGAGCAGTTCCTGGAGCGGCAGCAGGAGTTCGAGCGCCGGCACAATTTCCGCTTCGAGGAGCCGGGAGCGGCTCag aTCCAAACCTTCCCACGCCACATCCCCACCTCGGTGCGGCGCCGCGACGAGCGGCGCAAGGAGAAGCGGGAGCAGATCcgggagaggaagaggaag gaacGGGCCCGGCGCAGGGAGGAGCTGAAGCAGCTGAAGAACCTGAAGCGGCAGGAGCTGGCCGCCCGCATCGCCCGCATCCGCGACGCCTCCGGCTCCGACGCCTTCGGCCTCACCgactccctgctccaggaggatTTCGACCCCGCCCGCCACGACCGGCTCATGGCC GAGTGGTTCGGGGAGGAATACTACGGccggggggaggaggagaagccgcagtttgaggaggaggaggggctggagg ATGATTGGAACTGGGACGCCTGGACGGGGCGGGAGGAGGAGCCGCACTGCGAGGACCCCGACTTCGtg ATGGACGCCGATTAcgtccccgagcccccccccgACCCCGCGgcccccccgggccgggccccccCCGAGGTGACCTTCGGGAAGAGGCGGCGGCGGACGCGGTTCCGGGAGGCCCTGGAGAGGGAGAAGCCCCCGTTCGACCCCG CCTCCGGCCCCTTCGAGCAGTACCTGGACGAGTTCTACGGCCTCGACTTCGAGGACATGGTCGGGGACCTCCCCTGCCGCTTCAAGTACCGCCGGGTGCTGCCCTGCGACTTCGGCCTCACCACGGACGAG ATCCTGGCGGCCGACGACAAAGAGCTGAACCGCTGGTGCTCCCTGCGCAAGACCTGCATGTACCG CTCGGAGCAGGAGGAGCGGCAGGACCAGGCCAATTACAGCCGGCGGGCGCAGAACCTCAGCAAGAAGCACCAGATCCTGAGATCCCTCGTGGCTGA CCCCGAGGAGGTGGAGGCGGCGCCGGCGAAGCCGAAATTTGGGAAGAAACGCCGGGAGAAGAGGAAGCGCCTGGAGGAGGCGGAAAAAGGGGAGCCCCCCGTGGCCCCCCCCGCGgccccccaaaaccccgggGGTCCCCGGCGCCGGGGGGGGGCCCCCCTGGGCGCGGCCGTGCGTTTGGGGGGCCGGGAGTTCAGCGGGAAGAGGCTGGAAGCCTTCGGCCTCAACCCCCGCAGGCTCCGGTTCCGGCAGCTCCGGCGGCAGCGGGGAAAGGAGGCGGGGGGGAAAGGTGGGGAGCCCCCGGAGAAACCCCGGAAAAACCCCGGGAACACCGGGAAAAACCCTGGGAACACCGGGAAAAATGCTGGGAGCACCGAGAAAAACCCTGGGAAAAACGCTGGGAGCACCGGGAAAACAGCAGCCAtcaatgggaaaaaacagaaacGCAGGAAAAACGCCCCAAACCCGCAGGAAAACACCTGA
- the ATG4D gene encoding cysteine protease ATG4D, which yields MSGGGEGPGPPPGPAPGPGPPPAAERGGQRVRGRVLAAWNSVKYGWTLRPRPHFSPRDPLYLLGRVYTPGNGEELARFRRDFCSRLWLTYRSGFPALPGTLRTTDCGWGCTLRSAQMLLGQGLLLHLLGRDWMWPEALLELEPGASRRSRDPPGRTRPPRDGPRVPRDGHGSPRTDRASPGRTRDPLGWTREPPGRSQEPPGWTRPPQNGQGSPGVDTERSGGTRDPSGRTRDPSGRARDPPGAPRAPRDAEQRHRAIVSWFSDHPRAPFGIHRLVELGREFGKSAGDWFGPAIAAHLLRGAVESCTETPGLAVYVAQDCTVYKEDVARLVRGDRDGATAGPGAPGPGTPGAPGHGTPGPGTPGLGTPGAPGHGTPGPGTPGAPGHGIPGAPGAPGPGTPGAPGPGTPGLGTPGAPGPGTPGTPGAPGHGTPGPGTPGAPGHGIPGAPGPGTPGAPGPGTPGAPEPGRRRGLVLLVPARLGGESLNPVYVECVKELLQLRSCLGIIGGKPRHSLYFLGFQGDSLLYLDPHLCQPCVDTARENFPLQSFHCCFPRKMSFGKMDPSCTFGFYAGGTELEQLWGDLARVLAPPSAPERYPIFTLAEGRAQHQALDAPPGPPLPLPRRGKRPKKPNSDEFVLL from the exons atgagcggggggggggagggaccgggaccccccccgggaccggcaccgggaccgggacccccccccgcGGCCGAGCGGGGCGGGCAGCGCGTGCGGGGCCGCGTGCTCGCGGCCTGGAACAGCGTCAAATACG GCTGGACGCTGCGGCCGCGGCCCCACTTCAGCCCGCGGGACCCCCTGTACCTGCTGGGGAGGGTCTACACGCCGGGGAACGGGG aggAGCTGGCGCGGTTCCGGCGGGATTTCTGCTCCCGGTTGTGGCTGACGTACCGGAGCGGGttcccggcgctgcccgggaCCCTCCGCACCACCGACTGCGGCTGGGGCTGCACGCTGCGCAGCGCGCAGATGCTGCtgggccaggggctgctgctgcacctgctgGGCCGCG ACTGGATGTGGCCGGAGGCGCTGCTGGAACTGGAGCCGGGGGCGTCCCGCAGGAGCCGCGACCCCCCGGGACGGACACGGCCCCCCCGGGATGGACCGAGGGTCCCCCGGGATGGACACGGATCCCCCAGGACGGACAGGGCGTCCCCCGGGAGGACGCGGGACCCCCTGGGATGGACCCGGGAGCCCCCAGGACGGAGCCAGGAGCCCCCAGGATGGACGCGACCCCCCCAGAATGGACAGGGATCTCCCGGGGTGGACACGGAGCGCTCCGGGGGGACACGGGACCCCTCGGGACGGACCCGGGACCCCTCGGGACGGGCACGGGACCCCCCGGgcgccccccgagccccccgggaCGCGGAGCAGCGGCACCGCGCCATCGTGTCCTGGTTCTCCGACCACCCCCGCGCCCCGTTCGGGATCCACCGGCTGGTGGAGCTGGGCCGGGAGTTCGGCAAGAGCGCCGGGGACTGGTTCGGCCCCGCCATCGCCGCCCACCTGCTGCg GGGGGCCGTGGAATCGTGCACGGAGACCCCCGGGCTCGCCGTCTACGTGGCCCAGGACTGCACCG tttaCAAAGAGGACGTGGCCAGGTTGGTGCGGGGCGACCGTGACGGGGCGACAGCGGGACCCGGAGCCCCGGGACCGGGAACACCGGGAGCCCCGGGACACGGAACACCGGGACCGGGAACACCGGGATTGGGAACACCGGGAGCCCCGGGACACGGAACACCGGGACCGGGAACACCAGGAGCCCCGGGACACGGGATACCGGGAGCGCCGGGAGCTCCGGGACCGGGAACACCGGGAGCCCCGGGACCGGGAACACCGGGATTGGGAACACCGGGAGCCCCGGGACCGGGAACACCGGGAACACCGGGAGCCCCGGGACACGGAACACCGGGACCGGGAACACCAGGAGCCCCGGGACACGGGATACCGGGAGCTCCGGGACCGGGAACACCGGGAGCCCCGGGACCGGGAACACCGGGAGCGCCGGAGCCGGGGCGGCGCCGCGGGCTCGTCCTGCTGGTGCCGGCGCGGTTGGGGGGCGAGAGCCTGAACCCCGTGTACGTGGAGTGCGTCAAG gagctgctgcagctccgcTCCTGCCTCGGCATCATCGGCGGGAAGCCCCGGCACTCGCTCTACTTCCTCGGCTTCCAAG gtgaTTCCCTGCTCTACCTGGACCCgcacctctgccagccctgcgtGGACACGGCCCGGGAGAACTTCCCTCTCCAG TCCTTCCACTGCTGCTTCCCGCGGAAAATGTCCTTCGGGAAGATGGATCCCAGCTGCACCTTCGGCTTCTACGCCGGCGGGacggagctggagcagctctggggggaCCTGGCCCGG GTGCTGGCCCCCCCCTCGGCTCCGGAGCGTTATCCCATCTTCACTCTGGCCGAGGGCCGCGCCCAGCACCAGGCCCTGGACGCCCCCCCCGGGCcgccccttcccctcccccgccgGGGGAAAcgccccaaaaaacccaactcgGACGAGTTCGTTCTCCTCtga